ATGTCTAGAATGAAATAGCCCTGCATTACTCATTACTCATTACTCATTACTCATTACTCATTACTCATTACTCATTACTCATTACTCATTACTCATTACTCATTACTCATTACTCATTACTCATTACTCATTACTCATTACTCATTACTCATTACTCATTACTCATTACTCATTACTCATTACTCATTACTCATTACTCATTACTCATTACTCATTACTCATTACTCATTACTCATTACTCATTACTCATTACTCATTACTCATTACTCATTACTCATTACTCATTACTCATTACTCATTCCTTCCTAAACCGCACCACACTTAGGTGTAGGATTGCTAGATGGTTGAGGAATAGTATTAGGAGAATAAGCTACTAACTCTACTTCTCCGTTGGTATTAACTACCCATGTTTGCGCCTCAATAATTACGGATGGCGTATTTTGATCTCCTTGGGAAACCGTTTCTTGTTTTCCTTGTCCCCCCTTTTCCTGGACAGCTACTTTGGGAGAAATATCACGTAAATCTGTCCAAATAGTCTTACCGATGATCGTGTCAGTAGGATTTTCTGGTAATCCACCTCGTCCTGTCACCACAAAATTATTGGCGCGATTGGCTTGACAGCTAGGAGCAATCTGTTGAGACGGGTCTATTATATTATCTGATAATTTGTTGTTGACAATATTCTTACTTGTTTCTAGGTTAGTAATTGTCACAATACCATTAACCCCAAACTGGGAACTAGCATCAATTTCGCTATCCGGCGAAAGGAAAATACCTTTGGTTTGCACTTGGATATTCCCTCCTGGTCCAAACACAGCATTAGCTCTAATATCACTGTTATTGTTAGCGACAATAAAACCGGCATTTGTGTTAATATTGCCACCGCCACCAGTACTGTCTAAAACGCTGGTACTAATCAAACCATTGTTAGTTAATAACAATAAATTAGTATTTAAGTTCAGATTCCCACCACCGGTTTTAGTAGAAGTCGAGACAATGTTTCCTTGATTGGTTTGGATTTGATTAGCATTGATGGAGATATTTCCAGCTTGACCCAATCCAGAACTATTCGTAGATATGCGAGCTTGATTAGTCAGTTTCAAAGAGTCACTTATAACTTGAATATTCCCCCCATTACCTTGTGATTCTGCTTTGGCTTCGCTAAAAGCACCGCTAAATAATCCATTAATATAACCATCAAAGAGAATAGAATTGGCATCAATATTAATCAGACCTGCATTACCTTTAGCTGTTGTACTGCTAGTTAAAGAAGCTCCAGTAGTAAATGTTAGAGAGTCAGCATTAATGTTAATATTGCCTCCATTACCACTGCCTTTAGTGTCAGCAGATATTTGGCTACCATTACGGGCAGTTAATGAGTTTTGCACCTGAAGCAAGATGTTACCGCCGCCACCAGATGTAGTAGATGCTGTGATGCTGGCGGGATTTTCAAAGGAAGTATTATCAAGTAAAATAGAACCAGCTTCAATTTGAATATTCCCGGCTTTTCCTTGTCCTGGTGCAATACTAGAGTCACGACTGGGGAAGTTACCGGCACTGATAATGCCCCCATCTTTAACAGTTAAATTGTTAGTAGTGATGCTTAAATTGCCTCCATCTCCATTCCCTTGAATAGCACTAGCAAATAAACCACTGCGCCATTTTTCACTAAACCCAACAACTTCTATATCATTTGCTGTGACTGACAAATTACCAGCCTTTCCAGAGCCGAGAGTACCACTGCTAATTTGAGATCCGTCCATTAGACGCAAATTTGTAGTGTCCAGAATCAAATTTCCCCCCTTACCTGTAGCATTTGACTGGACTGCAGTAAATAAAAGGCTAGGAACATTAGTCGAAGTACCTATCAGTTCTACATCAGTTGCTTGAATTTTTGAATCTCCAGCATTTCCAGAGCTAAAGGTACCTGTCCCGATTTGAGCGCCATCAATCAGGCGTAAACTTTGAGTATCAATGGTTAAATTACCACCATTACCCGTGGCTCCTGATTCGACATTAGCCAATAAAGCAGTGGATAAACCTCGTCGTGAACTACCACTCAGTTCGATCTGATTTGCTTGTACCTTTATGGTTCCCCCGTTTCCAGATCCAAAGGTAAATACTCCTATCCTTGCTCCACCAGCCATTCGCAAGCTTCCCGTATCAATCAACAATGTACCACCATTACCGGTGCTGTTGACGCCGACACTAGCGAATAAGCCACTGGAACCCACACTTGCTGCGCCCCGCAGTATTTCTATCTCTTGTGCCTTGATTGTTAAAATTCCGCCATTACCAGCGCCACTGGTGTTGACTGTGATACTCGCCCCATCAGCAACTTGTAAGCGCTGAGTATTAATAGTTATCTGACCTGCATTAGCTAGGGTGTTAGATGATGCATTAGCGAATATACCACTAGCATTGCCGCCTCCTGAAGCGCCATTTAATTCTATATTTGTGGCGTTTATGTTTATGCTTCCCGCATTTCCTATACCAACGGTAGTAGCAAATACCTGAGCGCCATTAGTAATTGATAAGTCATCAGTGTCAATAACTAAATTACCGCCATTACCAGTCGCTTCTGGACCTACTGCTGTCAACAAGCCGCTAGAACCTGTGACGGATGAACCACTAGTTACTTCGACTTGTTGGGCTTTAACTGTTAAAGTGCCGGCGTTACCAGAGCCAAAGGTTGCACTAGCTATTTGAGCGCCATCGGCTACACGCAAACCGGGGGTATCAATCAATAAATTGCCACCATTACCAGTCGCTCCGAGTACTACATTGGTAGATAAATAGGTAGCAAAGGGAAGTGATGTAGAAGCGCCACTGATTTCTACAAAATCGGATGCTTTGATTCTCAGATTTCCTGCAGAACCATTGCCCAGGGTATCTGCCAATATTGCAGAGCCATCTTTTCCTTGGATATTACGCCCCTGTATTTGAATTGTACCGCCAGTATTACCACTAACTTCTAAAGAAGCTGCTTGAGACAGGCTAATATCTTGAAAATTATTGACATTTTCATAGCTCAATTCCCAGCCTGATATAATAGGATTGAGTTTAACTAAACTTCCACTACCAACACTTCCTAACTCAATTCGTCCCCCTTGTGCAGTTAAATTACCTCCCGTAATTTCAACATTCCCACCCACCAAAGCTAAGGTTTTCTCTGACTGAACCTGAAGTCCAATTGGTCTAGAGTCTCTAATCAGTGAAAAAATTTGATCATCGAAACTTATATTGTTTCCTGGACCATTCACCGTGATCACATCTATATTAGTCGGCCCATATTGCAAACCTAGGGGAATACTAACTGTCAACAAGGACATTGGTTGAGAACTGCTAGCAATGAACTCACTACCATCAGCAAATCGGATGCTGTTGGCTGTCGAACCAATAAAAGAACCACCAATATTTAGAGAAGCTTGAGAACCAAAAATAATACCATTAGGATTGATGAGAAACAGGTTAGCTGTGCCCTTGGCGCTGATTAAACCATCAATATTAGATATAGAGCTACCAGTTACTCGGCTGATAATATTTTGAATATCTGTAGGATTATTGAAAGATGCTGTTTTACCTGTGAGTAGGGAAAACTGTTCAAAGCTATGAAATAAATTATTACCTGCTCTAGTGCCACCATCGATATTAAAAGTATCACCATTGGTAGTAACATTAGTATTATTTGGTAGAGTATTGTCTGGGATAATTTGTGCATAGACACTCAATCTCGTATTTGCCAACGACCATAAAACAAAAGGTAAACTTAGCAATATTTTGAGGTGGAAACTTTTGCTCTGTACTTTGTTCGCTGACATAGTTTTTTATGTTCCGTTGGTAGAAGACACTATCTTAACCACGGAGTAACTAAAATGTCTTCACCTATGCCAAAACACGGATAAGTAGATCGCTTATTCGCAGTTGCGCTTCTCTACGTTAAGTGCGCGACGCTGCGGGTCTCATAGACAGAGGCTACGCCAATAGCGCTCCGACAATCAAGAGCGCTTAGGGACTACCAAAAAATAAATTACTCAATATTTGAGTCCGTAGGGTACGTCAGAAGCGAGAAAACTGGGGTTAAGCAAGAGATTATTGGTACTGACGCACCCTACAAATTGGAGGTTTTTTTAACTTGAAATCCCTTAGCGGAGCTTTCCCCTAGAGTAGCTCAACTACGAACAAGTCAAAAGAGTCCGAACAATCCAGACTTTTTACACATGATTCCCATACCTCTGACGTTCAAAACCCATCACCACCATTACGATTACCATTACCATTAATATTACCATTACGATTACCATTACCATTACCAAAACAACCACCTACGAGCAGTTCAAGTTCTTGATCACTTAGTTCGGTAAAGTATGATAGCTGCATAATAATGCAATTTTGCTCAAGCTGGTTAGTATTATCATCTTTGAGTTTTGCCTTCATTTTTTATATTTTACTCCTTAAAACTGGGAATTATAAATTAAAGTTATTTTGCACTAATAGCAATAGTCATTTTAATTTCTTACCAGAAAATTTATACTAAATATACTAAACATACATTGTTTAAAATTATTATATTTTGCCGCTAAATAACTTAAATAGCTGATTATAGGGATAATTGCATTAACAAAAATGCGAATAAATGATTCATGATAACTTTTTATTTGCCAACATAATTTACTTATAGACTTCCAGAAATTAAATTATCCACAGTAGAGTGCGTCAGTACAAATAATTTCTAGCTATGTCAAAAGTTTCTCGCTCTGACGCACCCTACAGATTGTATATTTTTTTATTTGTCAGTCCCTTAGACAAAAGTCAATATGTGAAATATTATACTATTTACTATTTAAATTACCGTAGAGTCTGCACTGCCTACAACCTAAAAATCAGGGCTTGTGGGAACATCATAGGATTCCTATATAAAGTTTATTAGTAGTTTTTTTATTTAAGTAATTATTCTGGTGATAATTAAATTTAATGTAAATAAAATATAATTATTTTAATATGTGCCATACGATATTACTAATCATAGTTACCATATATTCATCGGACTTACGCAACTGTCATATTTTTAACGTGAGAGGTTCTCATCGCGCAGCGTGTCGCAGACAAGAGTCCAAAAAACCCGGTTTTTTAACACTTGATCCTTGACTTTTGATGACCATGACAGAAGATATATGTGCCAGATGTGTAAGTACTGATTGAGATTTTTATTGTCACAAGCGCTCAAAATGCAAGTTTGTTTATGTATAAATTGTTGTTAAAATATCCAATTTTAGGAATAACATTAATCACATTCTCTATGGTGTCTATTTGGATAACACCGAGTAGGGCGGGAGTGACGTTTAAGCCACCGGGAGCGCAAGCGCCTAAACGGTCTTCTGGAGGAGCTTCACGGGATGGTAATATCTGTGGTTTTACGACAAAAGCAACGAATAATGTATCTGTTACGCCGTTAATACCTACAACTAATATTGGGTTGACAGTAGCAGAGCATCCAACAATTTTTGTCTATGTTCCTGGAACTAAAGCTCAAAAAGCATTGTTTACATTGCAAGATGATGGCTCTAAATCTTATTACCACACAACTTTAAATTTGCCAGAAAACCCGGGTGTGATGGAAGTTAAGCTCCCTAATTCTGTTCCTGGACTGAAAATCGGTAAAAATTATCAATGGTCTTTGGTGATGATTTGTGCCGAAGAGTTAGAGACGGATAGCCCTTGGGTAGGTGGATGGATTCGTCGAGTAGAAGCAGATCGCCGTTTGAATCAGCAAAGTCACAAACCAATATCCCTCGATTTGATTTCCCAGTTAGCTGAAACTGGTATTTGGTACGATTCCCTATCTCTGCTAGCCCAATTGAGGCGATCGCAACCTCATGATCTATCTCTAACTCATGCTTGGGAAGAGCTTTTGAAATCAGCGAATTTAAATGCGATCGCCAATGAACCCCTAGTTAATTAATTACTCCCGAACCACTACAAGATTAACGTAGAGAAGACGCAAAGTGGCGTTGTTTGTAGGGGCGCAAAGCGTTGTTTGTAGGGGCGCAAGGCCTTGCGCCCGCGCCCCTACCTCATCAAATTTTTAAAACAAGCCAGATGAAGTTATTTTTCAAAACACTGCTTGGCTATGTCAGTAGGGTGCATTTACGACCTTGGCGCTTTGTGTTGATGACATCTTCTGGTGTCGCCATATTGATTATCGCTGGAGGGATGACAGGGTTATTTCAATTACTGGAGTGGACTACTATGGAGCAATTTTTTGCTCTACGTCCCCTTGAAGCACCAGAAAAGCGCGTTCTCATTGTTACTATTGATGAAAAAGACATTACCCAAGCTGGTAAATGGCCGATTCCTGATGCTATTTTAGCTCAACTTCTCACCAAGCTCAAAGCACAACAACCAGCTGCTATTGGTTTGGATATTTATCGAGATTTGCCGGTCGAACCAGGTTATTCTCAATTGGTGGCGGTGATGAAGTCTACACCTAACTTGATTGGTGTGAAGAAACTGGCAGGAGATCAGGTAGCTCCATCACCAATTTTATCTCAAAAAAAGCAAATTGCTTTGGCTGATTTTGTTTTGGATACAGATGGTAAGGTGAGGCGAGGTTTGCTCTCTGCTGGGGATAATCAGGGAGAAACTTTTTTAGGATTAGCAACGCGCTTAAGCCTGATGTACCTGGAACCAAAAGGTATTTCACTAGAAGCATTGGATAAAACTGGAAATTATTTACGGTTAGGTAAAGCCACATTTACACCTTTGAAAGGTAATGAGTTTAGTTATCGGGGTGCAGATCTTGGGGGATACCAAATTTTGTTGAACTACCGGGGCTTTCAGTCGCGGTTCGATACGGTGACAATGCGGGATGTGCTGAATGGCTCTCTATCTGAGGAATTAGTGCGCGATCGCATCGTATTGATTGGGACTACAGCCAAAAGTATCAATGATTTTTTTAATGTAGGCTACAATTGCAATCTCCATAATGATAACGAACAAATGGCAGGGGTAGTGATTCATGCCAATTTAATTAGTCAAATTTTAAGCGCCGCTTTTGATGGTAGGCCTCTCATTCGGGTGTGGTCTTCTAAAGCAGAGTGGCTATGGGTTTTAGGCTGGTCTTTTATCAGCAGTAGTATCACGTGGAAACTGCTAGAAATTCAAACTATCAGTCAGCGGAAATTACCAGGATTACCCCTATTAGGAATTATATTGGCGATCGCTACTCTCTTAAGTAGTACCTATCTAGCCTTTTTGGTAGGTTGGTGGATTCCCACGGTTTCACCTTTACTAGCTTTGATAGTCTCGGCGATTGTCACCACCAATTTTCATAAACAATCGCAATTAGCACAAGCCAATCAACAACTACAGGAGTATTCTCAAACTCTAGAGCGCAAAGTGAGCGATCGCACTAAAGAATTAGAGGTTGCTAAAATTGCTGCTGATGTTGCTAACCAAGCCAAAAGCGAATTTTTAGCAAATATGAGTCATGAACTCCGAACACATCTAAATGGGATTTTAGGCTACGCACAAATCCTAGAACGCTCTCAAAATATGGCTACTTCTGAATTGGATGGAATCAAAATTATTCATCAGTGTGGTTCTCATTTACTCACTCTGATTAACGATATTTTAGACCTATCTAAAATCGAAGCTCGCAAACTTGAACTACACAAGACAGATTTTGATTTCTCTACCTTTTTAACAGGAGTATCAGAAATCTGTCGTATCCGCGCTCAACAAAAAGGTATCTCTTTTATTTACCAATCAGATTCCCAACTTCCCCAAGGAATTCATGCTGATGAAAAACGTTTACGGCAAGTTTTAATTAATTTGCTTGGTAATGCGATTAAGTTTACCGATAGCGGCGGGGTTACTTTCAAAGTTGAGTCTTTATCCACGGAGGAAAAAACTGATATCCGAGCTACGAAAATCAGATTTCAAATTGAAGATACTGGGGTAGGAATGACGGCTGAACAATTAGAAAAGATTTTTTTACCTTTTGAACAAGTAGGAGATAAACATAAACAAACAGAAGGTACAGGATTAGGACTAGCTATTAGCTGCAAAATTGCTGAATTAATGGGTACTGAAATCAAAGTTGCCAGTACGTTAAAAGTAGGTAGCAAATTTTGGTTGGATGTAAATTTAGAAATTGCTAGTAACTGGATATATACAACTTCTGTATCACCCAACCAAAAAATTGTGGGAATTAAAGACAAAAAAACCAAAATTCTGATTGTGGACGATCAATGGGAAAATCGTTCTGTGATTATCAAATTACTAGAATCAATTGGATTTGAATGCTTAGAAGCAACTAATGGACAAGAGGGTTTAGATAGAGCCGGGAAAACTCAGCCTGATTTAATTGTAACTGACTTAAAAATGCCAGTTATGGATGGTTTGGAAATGATCCAAATCTTCCGAAAAATGCCCCTATTTCAAAATATACCAATTATAGTTTCTTCAGCCAGTGTATTTGAACATGACAAATCAAAATGCTTGACAGCAGGAGGCGATGATTTTTTACCTAAACCGTTACAAATTGACGATTTTCTAAATCTCTTACAGAAGTATTTACAACTCAACTGGATTTATCAAGAAGATAGTACCCTAACCAGAAATAGTGAAAAATCACCAACCGAAAATTTAAACTCTCAGTTAATAGTCCCACCACCATCAACAGAACTTGACAAGCTGTTTGATTTAGCCATGAGAGGTAATATTCAAGGTTTGCAAACAGCGTTGAATGAACTTGAACAGTTGGATAGTAAATTTTTACCTTTTTGTTTACAAATTAGGCTGTTAGCTGATAACTTCCAAATCAAACCAATTCGGCAATTTCTCAAATCCTATCAGAGTAAAACTACATGAAGTCTATTAATATTGAATCCGCGACTATATTGGTTGTTGATGACAATCAAACAAATCTGAAAGTATTGTGTAATGCCATTTCTAGCTCAGGATGGGAAATCTTAGTAGCTACTGATGGTGAAAGTGCCATTGAGCAAGCAGAATATGCTCAACCAGATCTAATTTTATTAGATATCATGATGCCAGGAATTGATGGTTTCCAAACTTGTCAGCGGCTGAAGAAAAATCCTGTAACTCAACATATACCGATAATTTTTTTGAGCGCTCTTTCTGACAAATTTGATAAAGTTCAAGGACTGTTAATTGGCGGTGTAGATTACATTACTAAGCCTTTTCAAATAGAAGAGGTGTTAGCCAGAATTCATGTACATTTAAAACTGCGTTATTTAACCAAACAACTGGAAACGCAAAATCAGCAACTAGAGCAGCGGGTTGAGCAACGCACAACCGAACTATCTCAAGCATTTAATGAATTAAAGCAATCTCAAATACATCTAGTCCAACAGGAAAAAATGTCTATTCTTGGTGAGTTAGTTGCTGGCGTAGCTCACGAAATTAATAATCCCCTGAGCTTTTTGACCGGTAATTTGGACTTTATTAGGAATTATCTATATAGCCTAATTATTCATTTACAGCTTTATCATCAACACTATCCCAATCCAGTTGCAGAAATTAACGAAAATGCCAAACTTATAAACTTAGAGCAACTGATGGAAGATGTACCAGCAGTAATTTCATCCATGAATTTAGGCATTGAGCGCATTAGTGATATTAGCACTAGTCTCCGCATTTTTTCCCGGAATGATATCTCTGATAAAATAGCCGGCGATATTCATGCAGGTATCGACAGCACTTTGGTAATTCTGAAATATCGTCTCAAAGCCAATAATCAGCGCCCAGAAATTGAAATTGTGCAAAATTATGGTAATTTACCATTAATTAAATGCTATCCTGGGCAACTCAATCAAGTATTCATGAATATCTTAGCCAATGCTATTGATGCTTTTGATGAAAAAGCTAAAAAATCATCTTATGCAGAAAACCAGGGAAATCAAATCATCATTGAAACTGAATTGAGTCAGGATAATCAATGGGTAACAATAGCCTTCAAAGATAATGCTCTTGGTATACATCCTGATGAGCAAGAGCGGATATTTGAAGAGTTTTTTACGACGAAACCAGTTGGGAAAGGAACTGGTTTAGGTTTATCTATTAGTAAGGAGATTGTAGAAGGAAAACACCAGGGTAACTTAAATTGTTTTTCAGTATTAGGAAAATGGACAGAATTTATCATTAAAATTCCTGTTGAGTAATCAAGTTATGCAAAAACAGAAAAAGCTAATATCTGCTAAAAACACCATTTGCTTAGGATGGCTCAGTAGCTTGGCACAATTAAATATCAAACCTCTGTACAAACCTCTCCCCTACAAGGGGAAAAGCTTTGATTCCTGCTTCCCTAGGGGGGTTAGGTTTATCTTATATTTTTTCACGCCCACCTACTTAACATTGCTTCTCCTAACAATTGGTGTTCGAGTACAAGCACAAACTAATTTTCAATTCCAGGAGACTGAGAATTGGAAATTAGCGGTAAATTCAGCCTCAGATTCCAAATCTCTACTCAACCAAGGTAGAAGTCTTTATGCTGCTGGACGCTTTGCTGAATCTGCGAAACTTTGGGAAGCAGCTTCTGCTAGTTTTGAGCTACAAGGTGATGTGATCAATCAAGCTTGGAGTCTGAGTTATCTATCGTTAGCCTTTCAGAATTTGGGAGATTGGCAAAAAGCAGAGCTTTATATTACCAACAGTCTAAATATTTTACAGCGAGTCAACAAAGATAAAAAGGAAAATTCTGCTATCCTAGGAGTAGCTCTCAATACCCTGGGAAATCTCAAACTCTCAATGGGACAACCAGAAGCGGCTTTAAAAGCTTGGCAAGATGCGGAACGCACCTATGCTACATCTGGTGATGAATCGGGAAAAATAGGTAGCCAAATTAATCAAGCTCAAGCACTACAAGCTTTAGGATTGTATCGTCGAGCGCAAAAGTTGTTAATCGGTGTGAATCAACAGCTACAAAATCAGCCAGATTCCGTCATCAAAGCCAAAGGATTGCAAAGTCTGGGTGTAGTTTTGCAGATTGTGGGAGATATCAAACAATCCCAGGAGATTTTAAAGCAAAGTTTGCTCCTTAGCGATCGCCTAAACTCCACTGAAAACCTCACCGATATTCTGTTTAGTTTGGGAAATACCGCCAGGGAATTAGGGCAAATCCCACAGGCTTTAGATTATTATCAACAAGTGCAAGTTAAGGCGACTAACCCGCAATTGCAGGTGGAAGCACAGTTAAACCAACTTAGCCTTTATCTAGAAACTTCACAGCTAAAGTCAGCCCAGGCAATAATTGCGCCAATTAAATCGCAATTAACCCAACTCCCCCCTAGCCGGATGTCTGTTTATGCAGCAGTCAACTTTGCTCGTAGTCTGACCAAAATTAGCAAACTCGATGCAGGAGAGTCTACATTATATCATGAAGCGGCAATAGTTTTAGCATCGGCGGTAAAACAAGCTGACGGATTAAACGATTTGCGGGCGAAAGCTTATGCTTTAAACGAGTTAGGCAAATTATATTACCAACAGCAGCAGTTATCTGATGCTTTAAAACTTAGCCAACAAGCATTAAATATTGCTCAAGAGATTAACGCTGCTGACATTGCTTATCAAGCTGCTTGGCAAGTTGGGCGAATTTTCAAAACAAAAGGTGATACTCAAGATGCGATCGCCGCCTATGATTTCTCTGTAAAAACCCTGAAGTCTTTGCGTGGTGACTTAGTAGCAATGAATCGCGATGTTCAATTTTCTTTTCAAGAGAGTGTTGAACCCATTTATCGGGAATTTGTCGATATATTGCTGGAATCTCACCCCAGCCAAAAAAACTTAAAGCAAGCGCGAGAGACCATTGAAGCACTCCAACTAGCTGAATTAGACAATTTCTTTCGTGAAGCTTGTTTAAATGGTAAACCAGAGCAAATCGACCAACTCGACAAACAAGCAGCTGTGATTTACCCGATTATTTTAGGCGATCGCTTAGAAATAATTGTATCTATTCCCGGACAAGTTCTCACGAGCTACAAAACTGCTATCCCCAAAGCTGAGATCGAACAGACCATCAAACAAATGCGCCAATCTCTTAACCCAGCTTTTCCTAAAGAGAATGCGTTATCCGTTTCGCAACAACTATATAATTTGTTGATACGTCCAGCCGAATCTCAGTTAGCCAACAGTGGGGTAAAAACATTAGCTTTTGTGTTAGATGGTTCCTTGCGAAACCTGCCAATGGCTGCTTTATATGATGGTAAACATTATCTAGTCGAAAAATATAGCTTGGCGCTGTCACCAGGGATGCAATTAATGCAAACGCGATCCTTAAAAAGCGAAAAGCTCAAAGTGATTACAGCCGCACTAACTGAAGCGCGTCAAGGGTTTAAAGC
The Gloeotrichia echinulata CP02 DNA segment above includes these coding regions:
- a CDS encoding filamentous hemagglutinin N-terminal domain-containing protein, giving the protein MSANKVQSKSFHLKILLSLPFVLWSLANTRLSVYAQIIPDNTLPNNTNVTTNGDTFNIDGGTRAGNNLFHSFEQFSLLTGKTASFNNPTDIQNIISRVTGSSISNIDGLISAKGTANLFLINPNGIIFGSQASLNIGGSFIGSTANSIRFADGSEFIASSSQPMSLLTVSIPLGLQYGPTNIDVITVNGPGNNISFDDQIFSLIRDSRPIGLQVQSEKTLALVGGNVEITGGNLTAQGGRIELGSVGSGSLVKLNPIISGWELSYENVNNFQDISLSQAASLEVSGNTGGTIQIQGRNIQGKDGSAILADTLGNGSAGNLRIKASDFVEISGASTSLPFATYLSTNVVLGATGNGGNLLIDTPGLRVADGAQIASATFGSGNAGTLTVKAQQVEVTSGSSVTGSSGLLTAVGPEATGNGGNLVIDTDDLSITNGAQVFATTVGIGNAGSININATNIELNGASGGGNASGIFANASSNTLANAGQITINTQRLQVADGASITVNTSGAGNGGILTIKAQEIEILRGAASVGSSGLFASVGVNSTGNGGTLLIDTGSLRMAGGARIGVFTFGSGNGGTIKVQANQIELSGSSRRGLSTALLANVESGATGNGGNLTIDTQSLRLIDGAQIGTGTFSSGNAGDSKIQATDVELIGTSTNVPSLLFTAVQSNATGKGGNLILDTTNLRLMDGSQISSGTLGSGKAGNLSVTANDIEVVGFSEKWRSGLFASAIQGNGDGGNLSITTNNLTVKDGGIISAGNFPSRDSSIAPGQGKAGNIQIEAGSILLDNTSFENPASITASTTSGGGGNILLQVQNSLTARNGSQISADTKGSGNGGNININADSLTFTTGASLTSSTTAKGNAGLINIDANSILFDGYINGLFSGAFSEAKAESQGNGGNIQVISDSLKLTNQARISTNSSGLGQAGNISINANQIQTNQGNIVSTSTKTGGGNLNLNTNLLLLTNNGLISTSVLDSTGGGGNINTNAGFIVANNNSDIRANAVFGPGGNIQVQTKGIFLSPDSEIDASSQFGVNGIVTITNLETSKNIVNNKLSDNIIDPSQQIAPSCQANRANNFVVTGRGGLPENPTDTIIGKTIWTDLRDISPKVAVQEKGGQGKQETVSQGDQNTPSVIIEAQTWVVNTNGEVELVAYSPNTIPQPSSNPTPKCGAV
- a CDS encoding DUF928 domain-containing protein; translation: MTFKPPGAQAPKRSSGGASRDGNICGFTTKATNNVSVTPLIPTTNIGLTVAEHPTIFVYVPGTKAQKALFTLQDDGSKSYYHTTLNLPENPGVMEVKLPNSVPGLKIGKNYQWSLVMICAEELETDSPWVGGWIRRVEADRRLNQQSHKPISLDLISQLAETGIWYDSLSLLAQLRRSQPHDLSLTHAWEELLKSANLNAIANEPLVN
- a CDS encoding CHASE2 domain-containing protein; this encodes MKLFFKTLLGYVSRVHLRPWRFVLMTSSGVAILIIAGGMTGLFQLLEWTTMEQFFALRPLEAPEKRVLIVTIDEKDITQAGKWPIPDAILAQLLTKLKAQQPAAIGLDIYRDLPVEPGYSQLVAVMKSTPNLIGVKKLAGDQVAPSPILSQKKQIALADFVLDTDGKVRRGLLSAGDNQGETFLGLATRLSLMYLEPKGISLEALDKTGNYLRLGKATFTPLKGNEFSYRGADLGGYQILLNYRGFQSRFDTVTMRDVLNGSLSEELVRDRIVLIGTTAKSINDFFNVGYNCNLHNDNEQMAGVVIHANLISQILSAAFDGRPLIRVWSSKAEWLWVLGWSFISSSITWKLLEIQTISQRKLPGLPLLGIILAIATLLSSTYLAFLVGWWIPTVSPLLALIVSAIVTTNFHKQSQLAQANQQLQEYSQTLERKVSDRTKELEVAKIAADVANQAKSEFLANMSHELRTHLNGILGYAQILERSQNMATSELDGIKIIHQCGSHLLTLINDILDLSKIEARKLELHKTDFDFSTFLTGVSEICRIRAQQKGISFIYQSDSQLPQGIHADEKRLRQVLINLLGNAIKFTDSGGVTFKVESLSTEEKTDIRATKIRFQIEDTGVGMTAEQLEKIFLPFEQVGDKHKQTEGTGLGLAISCKIAELMGTEIKVASTLKVGSKFWLDVNLEIASNWIYTTSVSPNQKIVGIKDKKTKILIVDDQWENRSVIIKLLESIGFECLEATNGQEGLDRAGKTQPDLIVTDLKMPVMDGLEMIQIFRKMPLFQNIPIIVSSASVFEHDKSKCLTAGGDDFLPKPLQIDDFLNLLQKYLQLNWIYQEDSTLTRNSEKSPTENLNSQLIVPPPSTELDKLFDLAMRGNIQGLQTALNELEQLDSKFLPFCLQIRLLADNFQIKPIRQFLKSYQSKTT
- a CDS encoding response regulator, whose translation is MKSINIESATILVVDDNQTNLKVLCNAISSSGWEILVATDGESAIEQAEYAQPDLILLDIMMPGIDGFQTCQRLKKNPVTQHIPIIFLSALSDKFDKVQGLLIGGVDYITKPFQIEEVLARIHVHLKLRYLTKQLETQNQQLEQRVEQRTTELSQAFNELKQSQIHLVQQEKMSILGELVAGVAHEINNPLSFLTGNLDFIRNYLYSLIIHLQLYHQHYPNPVAEINENAKLINLEQLMEDVPAVISSMNLGIERISDISTSLRIFSRNDISDKIAGDIHAGIDSTLVILKYRLKANNQRPEIEIVQNYGNLPLIKCYPGQLNQVFMNILANAIDAFDEKAKKSSYAENQGNQIIIETELSQDNQWVTIAFKDNALGIHPDEQERIFEEFFTTKPVGKGTGLGLSISKEIVEGKHQGNLNCFSVLGKWTEFIIKIPVE